Sequence from the Hylaeus volcanicus isolate JK05 chromosome 1, UHH_iyHylVolc1.0_haploid, whole genome shotgun sequence genome:
TACGACGAgcaataatattcattttgttaaatgtaatttcGTGTGATTTGACAGACTACTTTAATTCATCTAATCACCTATTGTGAAACGCGTCTCGATTACCGTTACCGTTAGAAAATAACAATGAATAGTCCGAGCATATCAGAGAAATAtatgaaagaagaaacatcGGCGTCACGTATAAAAGGAAGTTTGGAAGACTCCTTGTGTATGCTGTCCGAAGTATGATATTCTATTAGACTTGCCATGAATCTAGGAGAATTGAACCACGTTTAACATactacatttttgtttgactTAGGAATTGGATGCCTTAGGTATTGAACCAGTAACACTCAATATCAGCAATGAGCCTCCTTCTCTTCAGACACTACTTGATGTCTCCCTGAAATTGGTTGATGCATCCTGGAAGCTGATCCACAAGCACAGGTCACAGATGAAAAGATACGATCAGCTCGAAGATGTGTGTTCCAAGATCTCAAATGATAATTACAATCTTAAGGTGAGtctttattatcatttaattttaatggtaTAATATCACGTCCTCTTCTGTTACAAGCAACTTAGATATGTAAAGGGTAATTATCATGGCAATAGATAGTTGACTTAAACAACTATGTTTTtgttgtataatataaactgcatgtatattttcaaagtaaatctTTTTTACTTTAGAATCGTGTCAAGGCATCGAAAGAAGCTCTGGAAAGGCAGGAGCGAACCTTGAGTCAAACtctggagagagagagatgtgcGAAGGAAGAAATCCAGAAGTTAAAACGTCAGCATAAAAGTCTATTGGAAGAGGTAAGATAGATAGACTGGTTTCTTACAACCTCTCTTTgcttttatgtttttatacttttatattttacagacGATTAAATTGGGGAAACTGTTGCGATCGAAGCAGAATCAATACGAACACCAATTGCGATGCATGACGCGAAGTCGGGACAAATATCTAGATCAGCTGGAGAAGTTGATGGGTAACCGTCGACCGAAAGGCGAAAGAATGGCACGACCAGATCTTGACGAAGAACAGTCGAGTAGTTACGAAGAAATTATACTTCGATTGGTAGAAAATAACAGAGCCATGCTACAAAAGATTAATGAACAAAGGGAAGAATTGATGCTTTGTTCATCAAAAGCGGACGCAGGTGTCGAGTAGACATTCTGACCGTTATGAAAACGCAGGGGTCATAGACTTAACGATTTATCGTACGATTGTCGTCATGATAgttgtacaaattattaaacgaaaaatcgtTGCGTCTATGCCACCCACTTTGAGATGGGAGAGCGAGCTAGATGTACTTCTACCGAGATAGTTATGAAATCGTCGACGTCAGAAGAGTTAGCGGTAgcagaaattgaaaagtaatagATGAAAAACTCTGCCCGCTACTCTTCGGACATTTGCAATCGCCAGCGATACACACCGTGTTATTATAATTGAGAAACTGTCCTCCGATGCGTCTATTTCCCGTGTAAACTATTTCGGTAGGCAGTCGATTGTTCACGCTCTTGATCCTGCTCGACGAAAGTCTCATCGAGCTTTTCCCATCTGCACACGTAGCGTTTATGGTAATGCTGTTAGCTGCGACCACGTTAGCGCTGGCGTTCGAGAAGACACAGTCCTCGATGGAGACTAGATCCCCTTCGATCAACAAGTGACCAGGCTTCTGAAGATGGAACTTTGAACGCAAAATCTCCACGTTCGAGAAATAAGCGAAATTCAGCGAGGCCGTAACGTTTTGGAACACGCTGTTCTCGATCCGCAACGTTCCACCTTTCTCGGAGAAGTTCAACCCGTCGATGTGTTCGATCGTGACATTGATCATGGAGAAGTCGTTTATCGTTATGTCCATGAATCGTTcctcgaaacgatcgattcgtACCTCCTCGATCCGCACTGTCTCGATGCTGGAAAGACTGAGGAACGTGTCGTGTGTGATCAATGGTATCCGCCGTATGTTGGTCAACTTCAACAGTTTCATCGTCTTCGACGTCAGGAACAGCTCGAAGATCAAGCTTCCGCTGATATTCTGCACGGTTATCTCCGCGATTCGATTCGCCTCCGTCAAACTGGAGAAGTGGAGGTTCGCGAAAGTGCAGGATGCGATTCGCAGGCTCGTCACGTTTTCGTAGTTGTAGCCCTCGGGAAGGAAAAattcctgaaaaaaaaaatagtgagGGAGTTAGTGTGACGAGGGGACACCCAGAGGTCTTCGGTATGTTAAAAGAGATTGtttttagtaattaatatCTTTGGCAAACGCGAAGCCTGGCAGAATCTCCCCCAAATAAGATCTGATCGCGACGTACCTCGTTTCCGATGCAGCGGCACGTGATCCTTGTGTTCTCGTGAAGCGTGCACTGTTCGCTGATGCTGTTCGCCGCCGCGAGTAACGCCAAGCAGCTGGCCAATTCCAGCATCGTCTTCATTTGCTGCTCTTTTCCGTCCTCTTCTTGAACTTATGCAAAACCCTTTCGAGCGGTTCGATCTGGCAGCGTCCGGTTGTTCTCTCGTACACGAAGCCTCGATTCGTCGAAAATCTACCTTCGATTCATCGAATTCAACGCCCGTCACGGAGGGGTAGCAACGAAAATCGACACGTCGAGCTCGCGTGCATCATAGCGAAAGAAAACGTTGCGCCGTCGTTGCGGAGGACTGACACCGAATAAAAATCGGTCGCGATCTACGAGATTAAGATGGACAGTTGTATGGTGCCGCTTTTATATTGAGTGACATGCGCGTCACACGATCGCAACGCGTTCCATCCACTAATCTCGTCGAGGTGGTAGATGGACGTGAATCGGTTCGGCTCCGTTACCATCGTGCGTTAGTGTTGTGTTGGTGGCGGTTAGTATCGTCCCGTCgggcacacacacacacacgtatTGTTGGCGACTGTAGTAGCGTCCGATTGCGCGTTCAACTGTAACAGGTCTGGATAATTCCACGCCGGAAAAGCACGGCGCAAACACACCGGAATTGCTGCACCGCTATGATAAACCTCAGCCATCGACGAGTCATTCTTTACAACAATCTCCTTTTGATTGACTCGTTTTCCATTCGTAGAGCAATAAATACGACTATCTTCGTCGTTAGTTTTGCTTCAGAGTACTCAATTATACTGATATACTGTACTGAATTATAATCTAAGTTTAGTATGGCGAACAGGTACTTAGTCGCGGCGGATAATCACCGAGTAAGCGATCGAGTCTcgattattgaaaataaagacattttgTACCACGTGTGTTGTGTTTTGTACACGCATAAGAGGTATAGCTGATTCAACGTGTAGTTGGTGAAACAAGCATGACGATCTGTCTAAATCAATCTACAAATATCTACAGCTCTAAGTTATAAAAGGACTTGGCACCCTGCAATTTCCGCGAGTTCGCCATGTTTGCTCTACCAAGTATAAACCCACACAAGTTAACTCGCGTCAACGTTTAGCTTTCTGTCTCCGTTTTTTAGTCCGTGTATATTCCACGAGATGTAAAATCGTTCCGCGATAAAGAGAAGGTAATTGAAGAAAGAACGAACGTCGGAGTGTAAAGGACAAACGCGTGCCATTTTAGGCTGACCGCTTATTGTACGTAGAGAAGGTACGACGACGTTTTGTGAATAGCTTCGTAAGCGTTCGCGTTCATCTTTGAGCAAGTGTACCGAGGCGTCGACCCCGACCGTCATCACGACCTTTTGTAAAAGATCTTCCGTATCGCGCTTTTCCTTTCCGCCGGGACGAGGGCCAATGGTGTCTTCCCCTGGCGATTCGGCTGATTCGTGTAACCTCCAGCTTGAGTCAAGAGCCAGAAGACCTCCTTCTGTCTCTCCAGAGTCACGTTGTTCGAAACAGATGCAGCCATGTGCAGCGCCGTGTTCAGGTTATAGTTGGTCGCGTTTGCCAGGTCGGAACCGTGCGCAGCCAGTAACATCTGTTGAAGAGACAAAGTGAATCAACGAATCAGGATGGAATTGGATGGAGGTGATACGAGTGACGTCTTTGAAAGGTTTACCTTCACTAGCGCAGGGTCGCAGCTTAAGGACACGGCCATATGCAGCGCAGTGTCGCCGCATTTCGTCTCCTTGATTCTGGGATCGGCACCGTACTTCAACAACAGCCTCACGGTAGCCACGGACACGATTCCCCTGGTAGGGTCATGGGTTTGGACTGCCACGTGAAGAGCGGTCCTTCCTACGGAAATGAAGCAGGAAATTTAAACCAATTCATCatcctttttattattattataggtAGTCATGGTATTCTAGAGAGACTAACCATCGTAGTTGCGTTTCGACAAATCGAAGACAGCATTTCCTTGGACTGTTTTTAAAGCCAGCAACTCTGCGAGGACTTCGCCGTGAGAGTCCCCTTGTGCTGCAACCGAGTGTATCAGTGTGTCACCCTGCGAACAAACAGGATGGAGGAAGTTATTTTACGAATCGACCAAGTAGACAAGAGATGCAGCTTTATAAAGGAGTGGATAAGCTTACCCGGGTGTGATACAGTCGTTGACTGACGTCGATTCCTTTCTGCAACATCGTCGCAGCTAGATATCCAGTGACGTAAGAATATTCTGGGCAGTTCAAGGCGGCCAAGTAAAGGGCGTCCTCGCCTCGATTGTTCGTAGCAGTCAGAGCTCCATTGGCTATGCTCAATCGTTCTACGAGTGGCGCCAAGTAAGCCTTCTTGTCCACCAGTTCGTCAGGATTGCCCACCAAACACATCAGCATTCTGTTGGAGAACGATGAGAAATGAAAACGTGGAATAAGAAGAGGAGTGTACTATGGATCGTTCGCGACCACAAACGTTCTTACGTGTCTCCGTCTTCGTCCTGCTTGGCAAGTTCCTCCACCGACCGTTTCAGCAGACAGCTCATAGCCCTCTCCACCTCCTTAGGGTTCAAACCCTCCTTCAACCTTTCGCTAGCCTTTACAGATGGCAAGTTGAGCGATGGCCAGGGCATTATGTTGCGATCGGAGTTCCTGCAAatgcgattatttatttaatcgaaatataTCCTGTGGTGTTTGCAGTAAAAACATATTCATTGTTAATTTTCGTNNNNNNNNNNACTTCAAGGAACATGTCTGTTTGTGCCGTATAGTGTATCTGTGTATAGCATGCCATATAGTGAAGGCGCGGAAGTTATAAGAGAGAAGTGTGACGTCCTAAAAGTGAAGGGATTATCGAAGTGAACCGCTGTCTGGCATAAGAATCCTGAGAATTGATTGCCTTGACCCAAAATGTGATTGATAGAAAACCACACTGTCGCAAAAACACAATTAATATTCGGTATGGTAAAATCATATGACATGGCACTTTCTGATGTCAATGAATAATCAATTTGTCGCACACGAAAATTGGTTAACGAAGGTCAGAGTGCAAATATGATTGAACTTACGCCTGGTTGTTAAAGTAAAGTGTGTtagggttaaaaaaataattcgtaaaatgAAGAGACATGCTTAATATCGAAGTTACAATAACGATTGTTTGTAGTTCTCGGTAATCGGAAGTGATATGGTGAGCATGAAGGGGTTAAAGATCAAGTGCCAAGTAAACCAATTGTCACGTCGCTTGAGTGCACGTGAATGCACGGAACCCTCAACCTGTGAAATCATTTATAGCTTCCTCTCTTAAAGTGCATTCTTATGACTCATCAATGGGATTGTGTGGATTTTTTGTTGGATGGAACATACTACATCACCTTCatcttcaaatataaataaaacaagactCACCGACGTCGCTGAGACCTCGAAGACTCGAAACAGGCGACCACTTTCGGTATTTGGAAGTCGTCGCTTGTGTCCGTCCACTTGGTTGACCTGAACTGTTCGAAGCTCTTTTTCCGTTGCCGTTCGAAGAGAGACAATTGCGCACTGACATTTGGAATGACAGTAGCGTCCGCGGTTGACGAAGAATGACAAGAAGATTGCAACAACGCGGCAAAGTCGATGTCGCGTCCACTGTCCGTTCTAGATATTTCCGGTTGTCCGTTCTTGGGGTAGTCTGGGACCACTTGGATATAAGGAATGTTCTTTTGGGTGGTGTAGGAAACGGGCGACGACTCGACAGCGTTTCCATTGCAATTCGACAAGTATTGCTCGTCAGTTGAATTTTCCCGTAGAGATTCTTGACACGCGGGTGCATTCTCAAACGAAAGCAGACACGCGGCGTTGTCCGATTCCGAAGAAGATTCGCTTCGTCGGGTTTCTTCCTTATCGTGTCTGTCATCCCCCAAACCTCTCAGGACTTCTTCGATCAGCTGTAATTCACTGTTGTCGATGGTATCGACGATCTCCGTCGAGCCACCGTTCCCGATGCTGTTTTGCGCGGCGATTTCACAATCGTTTAACCCGCTATTTCTAAAGGACTCGCAAGCTTCGTTCCAAAAGGACAAGTTCTCGAGATCTTCGCCCAGCCGCTCTTCGATCCGCGAACAGGACAGGCCTCGGCAGTCGGTGGGACTCGGGGTGTCACCATACGATTGATTCGACGAGGAAGAGAAGGAAGACAAAGACGACGAGGAGTTCGAAGAGGAGGACAAAATTTGCGATGGCCTGTACGTCGTGGCGGCGACCTGTGGATTCGGATACAGCGATTGAACATGGGTGGACCTTCTAGTACATGGCGTAGAAGAGATCACAGCGGATACAAAGAAAAGAAGTTGTGAATCATGTATAGCAGAGATTACAGAGCACGTGGATcaagaaagaagaataagGAATGCCAACGACATTGCAAAATGAATTCTGGGAAGTGAAGAATCGACTTTTCTAGAAAAAGAGGTACTCAATGCTGTTACTCTTTGATTTACCAAGTCGAGAGACTCTCTCTATTAAAGTAATTGGCTGAAGGCTTTCCAAGTCGATCCCTTCGCTTGCTTTACTTTAAGCGGTTGAATTATCCGCGAAGGTGTGTCGAATAACGATGCGACGAAGAGCTGATCGTTACCTGATGGGGCCCAATTGGACTGCACAGGAGGTTCATTCGTGGTATTTGCAGAGACTCTGCACAGGTGGCTGGACAAGGTGAGCGAGCACAGCTGGAGCCGCTACTCTCAGATCTCGAAGCCGCTGCGTTGCTGCCACTTATGAGAGAATTCTGCCATGTCGACGTAGTGTCAGTTATATTGAGAAAATTGTTCTCCGAGAAGCTTTGGGCTGCCTGGAATCCTCCACGCGAGAGTATATCCAGCAATGTATCCTCGCTTGGTTCGATCGGGCTCGTTACAATCGGAGATCCTAACGCAAGCTGAAACAGTCGACGTCTGGATGAATTACCAGGACACGAGAGCGTTCTTTAGTCCAGTTTGACTAGGATCTTTAGTGCAAGGGTTACCAAGGACTACTATTGTTTTCTATTAAGGTactctttgttttttaactATGGAATTGTTTTGGACTTGGTCTTGGTGGAACGGTTGCAAAACTTGTCGTTATGATGTGTGTCCTTTCTCCGAGGAGGTATTAAAAAGATCGTTTACATGTCATTAGATAAAAAACGATATAACGAACAAGTACATAAACAATGTTGGTATATGcataattttacatgtaaaacCCCAAGGATGCGAGGCACGCTTTATCTTTGAGAGGTAAGACCAAAGCAATTCGCACACGAATGTCGACCACCTGTAACCAAGGACCATCATgctataaatacttatttgtTGGCGAAGGTGCATATCAAGATTGCAACATTCTACATTTAAATCCTGAAACAAGTACACTCTGTTGGAATTTCCTTCGGATTGACCTAAGCCACGGATGAATTCTAAACATGTCACAAAGAAAacacgacaaaaaaaaaatgcaatagcGAGCGTGGGAGATAAACTTCGAGTCTAAATAAACCGAGATAACGCTGGTGACCTAAAAGGTGGCGTGTGAGAAGCATCCGCCTCCACGTGATGCTGACTGATGGCCCCTGACTCTGCAAGGATGTAAACAAAGTAGCAAATCCCCTCAAGAAACCAGCAGACGACTTACCTCCGTGTTCGAGCTGCATGGCTCCGAGGCGTTTCGGTTCTTGCTGTCGTTCAGAGAGTTCCAAACCGTCCTCGAAGCGTCTTGGAGCTGATCGAGACACGCGTTCAATTTCTCGCTGTAGTCTTTGTCCTGGAGTA
This genomic interval carries:
- the LOC128880414 gene encoding uncharacterized protein LOC128880414 encodes the protein MNSPSISEKYMKEETSASRIKGSLEDSLCMLSEELDALGIEPVTLNISNEPPSLQTLLDVSLKLVDASWKLIHKHRSQMKRYDQLEDVCSKISNDNYNLKNRVKASKEALERQERTLSQTLERERCAKEEIQKLKRQHKSLLEETIKLGKLLRSKQNQYEHQLRCMTRSRDKYLDQLEKLMGNRRPKGERMARPDLDEEQSSSYEEIILRLVENNRAMLQKINEQREELMLCSSKADAGVE
- the LOC128880398 gene encoding uncharacterized protein LOC128880398, whose product is MKTMLELASCLALLAAANSISEQCTLHENTRITCRCIGNEEFFLPEGYNYENVTSLRIASCTFANLHFSSLTEANRIAEITVQNISGSLIFELFLTSKTMKLLKLTNIRRIPLITHDTFLSLSSIETVRIEEVRIDRFEERFMDITINDFSMINVTIEHIDGLNFSEKGGTLRIENSVFQNVTASLNFAYFSNVEILRSKFHLQKPGHLLIEGDLVSIEDCVFSNASANVVAANSITINATCADGKSSMRLSSSRIKSVNNRLPTEIVYTGNRRIGGQFLNYNNTVCIAGDCKCPKSSGQSFSSITFQFLLPLTLLTSTIS
- the LOC128880175 gene encoding uncharacterized protein LOC128880175 isoform X1, with the protein product MVHADVPSTKTHQEEDTSKMATASAMSLPRLEKKTMPAYDDSIVLRLSNDFEGIIEQIENLRLARDRETGKRCESMVERTRRESTELERTSDCGANFSGPLVSSSTSDDDSGADDSDDHSEGLVERGPIKSQYISTPRDQPYWTNGGFDRSLKLKETSILDYDVTAEQLLQDKDYSEKLNACLDQLQDASRTVWNSLNDSKNRNASEPCSSNTELALGSPIVTSPIEPSEDTLLDILSRGGFQAAQSFSENNFLNITDTTSTWQNSLISGSNAAASRSESSGSSCARSPCPATCAESLQIPRMNLLCSPIGPHQVAATTYRPSQILSSSSNSSSSLSSFSSSSNQSYGDTPSPTDCRGLSCSRIEERLGEDLENLSFWNEACESFRNSGLNDCEIAAQNSIGNGGSTEIVDTIDNSELQLIEEVLRGLGDDRHDKEETRRSESSSESDNAACLLSFENAPACQESLRENSTDEQYLSNCNGNAVESSPVSYTTQKNIPYIQVVPDYPKNGQPEISRTDSGRDIDFAALLQSSCHSSSTADATVIPNVSAQLSLFERQRKKSFEQFRSTKWTDTSDDFQIPKVVACFESSRSQRRRNSDRNIMPWPSLNLPSVKASERLKEGLNPKEVERAMSCLLKRSVEELAKQDEDGDTMLMCLVGNPDELVDKKAYLAPLVERLSIANGALTATNNRGEDALYLAALNCPEYSYVTGYLAATMLQKGIDVSQRLYHTRGDTLIHSVAAQGDSHGEVLAELLALKTVQGNAVFDLSKRNYDGRTALHVAVQTHDPTRGIVSVATVRLLLKYGADPRIKETKCGDTALHMAVSLSCDPALVKMLLAAHGSDLANATNYNLNTALHMAASVSNNVTLERQKEVFWLLTQAGGYTNQPNRQGKTPLALVPAERKSAIRKIFYKRS
- the LOC128880175 gene encoding uncharacterized protein LOC128880175 isoform X2, whose amino-acid sequence is MRRMIAPSTSDDDSGADDSDDHSEGLVERGPIKSQYISTPRDQPYWTNGGFDRSLKLKETSILDYDVTAEQLLQDKDYSEKLNACLDQLQDASRTVWNSLNDSKNRNASEPCSSNTELALGSPIVTSPIEPSEDTLLDILSRGGFQAAQSFSENNFLNITDTTSTWQNSLISGSNAAASRSESSGSSCARSPCPATCAESLQIPRMNLLCSPIGPHQVAATTYRPSQILSSSSNSSSSLSSFSSSSNQSYGDTPSPTDCRGLSCSRIEERLGEDLENLSFWNEACESFRNSGLNDCEIAAQNSIGNGGSTEIVDTIDNSELQLIEEVLRGLGDDRHDKEETRRSESSSESDNAACLLSFENAPACQESLRENSTDEQYLSNCNGNAVESSPVSYTTQKNIPYIQVVPDYPKNGQPEISRTDSGRDIDFAALLQSSCHSSSTADATVIPNVSAQLSLFERQRKKSFEQFRSTKWTDTSDDFQIPKVVACFESSRSQRRRNSDRNIMPWPSLNLPSVKASERLKEGLNPKEVERAMSCLLKRSVEELAKQDEDGDTMLMCLVGNPDELVDKKAYLAPLVERLSIANGALTATNNRGEDALYLAALNCPEYSYVTGYLAATMLQKGIDVSQRLYHTRGDTLIHSVAAQGDSHGEVLAELLALKTVQGNAVFDLSKRNYDGRTALHVAVQTHDPTRGIVSVATVRLLLKYGADPRIKETKCGDTALHMAVSLSCDPALVKMLLAAHGSDLANATNYNLNTALHMAASVSNNVTLERQKEVFWLLTQAGGYTNQPNRQGKTPLALVPAERKSAIRKIFYKRS